A part of Clostridium novyi genomic DNA contains:
- a CDS encoding type IA DNA topoisomerase: MEKALFITEKPSVAMEFVKLLNIKEIKKDGFIESDNAIFTWCVGHMVTMSYPEAYDEKFKVWSLKTIPFLPEKFKYEIIPSVLKQFNVVKSLMLREDVKTIYVCTDSGREGEYIYRLVDMMVEVQDKDKKRVWIDSQTEEEIKRGIKEAKSLNEYDSLADSAYLRAKEDYLLGINFSRLLTLIYGKTVSNIIGEDRVVIAVGRVMSCVLGMIVERELQIRNFKKTPFYKINSRIIIEEGLSYEGEWKATEKSQYFESPKLYNDGGFKKREDAEELIYKLKDESKDNTGIIEKISKKKEVKNPPLLFNLAELQNECSKNFKISPDETLNIIQELYEKKMLTYPRTDARVLSTAIAKEINKTIKKLIRFKEDEKVPTICDNILKQQLYKDIIKSKYVDDKKITDHYAIIPTGEGLENYKNLKPLNRDIYNLIVRRFLSIFYPAAIFSKLTVETKIGSEYFFTTEKVCVDRGYLDVIEVNSKEEKSKNINFINKLKKGTIVNINDISIKEGKTSPPKRYTSGSIIIAMENAGKLIEDDELREQIKGSGIGTSATRAEILKKLERIEYIKVNSKTQIITSTTKGEIIYRVIRSSMPSLLNPKLTASWEKGLSMVVDREITPDEFMIKLEDYVKKNISNVIDNNRVINTKYLTLGIEDNKKSKLDEEKINDILGVCPLCREGTIVKNNKGYGCNNWKSGCKFFVSEICGVTIPLKEIQNLMNHGKTNIINGFKSKKGNEFSARLVLKDDKIQLSFD, translated from the coding sequence ATGGAAAAAGCTTTATTTATTACTGAAAAACCTTCAGTAGCTATGGAGTTTGTAAAATTATTAAATATAAAAGAAATTAAAAAAGATGGTTTTATTGAATCAGATAATGCTATTTTCACTTGGTGTGTTGGTCATATGGTAACTATGAGTTATCCAGAAGCCTATGATGAAAAGTTTAAAGTATGGTCTTTAAAAACAATACCTTTTTTACCAGAAAAATTTAAATATGAAATTATTCCAAGTGTATTAAAGCAGTTTAATGTGGTAAAAAGTTTAATGCTTAGGGAAGATGTTAAAACTATTTACGTTTGTACTGACTCAGGAAGAGAGGGAGAGTACATATATAGATTAGTTGATATGATGGTAGAAGTCCAAGATAAAGATAAAAAAAGAGTATGGATTGATTCTCAAACAGAAGAGGAAATAAAAAGAGGAATTAAAGAAGCCAAATCTTTAAATGAGTACGATTCTTTAGCTGATTCAGCATATTTAAGAGCAAAAGAAGACTACCTTTTAGGAATTAATTTTTCAAGACTTTTAACTCTTATATATGGTAAAACTGTATCTAATATTATTGGAGAAGATAGAGTTGTAATTGCTGTAGGCCGTGTTATGTCATGTGTTTTAGGGATGATTGTAGAAAGGGAATTGCAAATTAGAAATTTTAAAAAAACCCCATTCTATAAAATTAATTCTAGAATTATTATTGAAGAAGGGTTAAGTTATGAGGGGGAATGGAAAGCTACTGAAAAATCACAATATTTTGAGTCTCCTAAGCTTTATAATGATGGAGGATTTAAGAAAAGAGAAGATGCTGAAGAACTTATATATAAATTAAAAGATGAATCTAAAGATAATACAGGAATTATAGAAAAAATAAGCAAGAAAAAAGAAGTTAAAAATCCACCGTTATTATTTAATCTAGCAGAACTTCAAAATGAATGCTCAAAGAATTTTAAAATAAGTCCAGATGAAACATTAAACATAATACAAGAATTATATGAAAAGAAAATGCTTACTTATCCAAGAACGGATGCTAGGGTATTATCTACAGCTATAGCAAAAGAGATAAATAAGACTATAAAAAAGTTAATAAGATTCAAAGAGGATGAAAAGGTTCCAACTATATGTGACAATATATTAAAACAGCAATTATATAAAGATATCATAAAAAGTAAATATGTTGATGATAAAAAAATTACCGATCACTATGCAATAATCCCTACAGGAGAAGGACTTGAAAACTATAAAAATTTAAAGCCACTTAATCGTGATATATACAATTTAATTGTAAGAAGATTTTTATCTATATTTTATCCTGCTGCAATATTTAGTAAATTAACAGTAGAAACTAAAATAGGATCGGAATACTTTTTTACTACAGAAAAAGTATGTGTAGATAGAGGGTATCTAGATGTGATTGAAGTGAATTCAAAAGAAGAAAAATCTAAAAATATAAATTTTATTAATAAACTTAAAAAGGGAACAATAGTAAATATAAATGATATTAGTATAAAAGAAGGAAAAACATCACCTCCTAAAAGATATACATCAGGTTCTATAATTATAGCTATGGAAAACGCAGGTAAACTTATAGAAGATGATGAATTGAGGGAACAAATTAAAGGTTCTGGTATAGGCACTAGTGCCACTCGTGCTGAAATTTTAAAGAAACTTGAAAGAATTGAATATATAAAAGTTAATAGTAAAACACAAATCATAACTTCTACTACCAAGGGAGAGATTATATATAGAGTTATACGTTCTTCTATGCCAAGTTTACTTAATCCAAAATTAACAGCTAGTTGGGAGAAAGGATTAAGTATGGTTGTAGATAGAGAAATTACTCCTGATGAATTTATGATTAAGTTAGAAGATTATGTAAAGAAAAATATAAGTAATGTAATTGATAATAATAGAGTTATAAATACAAAGTATTTGACATTAGGTATAGAAGATAATAAAAAATCTAAATTAGATGAAGAGAAAATTAATGATATTTTAGGGGTATGTCCTTTATGCAGAGAAGGAACAATAGTTAAAAATAATAAAGGATATGGTTGTAATAATTGGAAATCTGGATGTAAGTTTTTTGTTTCAGAAATTTGTGGCGTTACAATTCCATTAAAAGAGATACAGAATTTAATGAATCATGGTAAAACTAATATAATAAACGGATTTAAGTCTAAAAAAGGAAATGAATTTAGTGCAAGATTAGTATTAAAAGATGATAAAATACAGTTAAGTTTTGATTAA
- the truA gene encoding tRNA pseudouridine(38-40) synthase TruA has protein sequence MRNIKLTIQYDGTRYKGWQKLGDADNTIQYKIESVLNELLGEEVSLIASGRTDAGVHANMQIANFKTNSNVTNDTILKHCYKYLPQDIVITNISDASENFHSRYNVKKKIYTYNIYNNPVHDVFTRKYSYHIKETLDIKKMKEASKLFIGEHDFKSFTALKSKKKSTVKTIDSITFKKKDNNIEIIFTGNGFLYKMIRILVGSLINVGLGKLTIEDLQNIMNKKDRSIAPETAPAHGLILTEVKY, from the coding sequence ATGAGAAACATAAAGCTTACAATACAGTACGACGGAACTAGATATAAGGGTTGGCAAAAACTAGGCGATGCTGATAATACTATTCAATATAAAATTGAGAGCGTTTTAAATGAACTTTTAGGAGAAGAAGTATCTCTTATAGCTTCTGGAAGAACAGATGCTGGAGTGCATGCTAATATGCAAATAGCTAATTTTAAAACAAATTCTAACGTAACGAACGATACCATTTTAAAACATTGTTATAAGTATTTGCCACAAGATATAGTGATTACAAATATATCTGATGCTAGTGAAAATTTCCATTCCAGATACAATGTAAAGAAAAAAATATATACATATAACATATACAATAATCCTGTACATGATGTATTTACCAGAAAATATTCTTATCATATTAAAGAAACATTAGATATAAAAAAGATGAAGGAAGCATCTAAATTATTTATAGGTGAACATGACTTTAAAAGCTTTACTGCATTAAAGTCTAAGAAAAAATCCACGGTAAAAACTATAGACTCTATTACTTTTAAGAAAAAAGATAATAACATAGAAATTATCTTCACTGGAAACGGATTTTTATATAAAATGATTAGAATTTTAGTTGGATCTTTAATAAATGTAGGTCTTGGAAAACTTACAATTGAAGATTTACAAAATATAATGAATAAAAAAGATAGAAGTATTGCTCCAGAAACAGCCCCTGCACATGGACTTATATTAACAGAAGTTAAATACTAA
- a CDS encoding ABC-F family ATP-binding cassette domain-containing protein has translation MNLLSIENLTKSYGEKVLFKNLSLGINEGEKIGLIGINGTGKSSLLKIIAGDDDDYDEGKIIKNNDVRIEYLSQNTNFHEDSTVLDAIFKGNSSVMKVVRDYENTINSLEQNPTDEYLQKKLAILNNKMDAENAWEIENKAKTILTKLGITRFDDKIGMLSGGQKKRIALAAALINPCDLLILDEPTNHIDNETVKWLEDYLNDRKGALVMITHDRYFLDRVTNRILELHNGNLYSYEGNYSMFIEAKTERQQLMESLESKRKNLLRRELAWIKRGAKARSTKQKARIDRFEELKSKAIDVDKEKMEISVQGSRLGKKVIEIEGLRKTYGDRNLIDNFSYIFTPGDRVGIIGKNGMGKSTLLNIIIDKIKADSGNIDIGETVRIGYFSQEYEGMDDNVRVIEYIREAAEFIKDAEGNSISATKMLERFLFPSELQYNYISKLSGGEKRRLYLLRVLMHAPNVLILDEPTNDLDIETLNILEEYIEFFNGTVITVSHDRYFLDKVCSKILSFEGNGKIIENIGNYSDYEEKHNKISKEIEIKDKKNKKEKMQKDINQNKTLKFSYNEKREYEQIDEIIESKEAELEKVNEEISNAGCDYLILQDLLDKKKTIEDDLDKLMERWAYLNELAEKINNQN, from the coding sequence ATGAATTTATTATCTATAGAAAATTTAACTAAAAGTTATGGTGAAAAAGTATTATTTAAGAATTTATCTTTAGGTATAAATGAGGGTGAAAAGATAGGGCTAATAGGAATAAATGGTACAGGAAAGTCTAGTCTTCTTAAAATAATAGCTGGTGACGATGATGATTATGATGAAGGAAAGATAATAAAGAATAATGATGTAAGAATAGAATATTTATCTCAAAATACAAACTTTCATGAAGATTCTACAGTTCTTGATGCCATTTTTAAGGGTAATTCTTCTGTTATGAAAGTAGTAAGAGATTATGAAAATACTATAAATTCTTTAGAGCAAAATCCTACAGATGAGTATCTTCAAAAGAAATTAGCGATTTTAAATAATAAAATGGATGCAGAAAATGCGTGGGAAATAGAAAATAAGGCAAAAACAATTCTTACAAAGCTTGGAATAACTCGTTTTGATGATAAAATTGGAATGTTATCAGGTGGACAAAAAAAGAGAATTGCCTTAGCAGCAGCTCTTATAAATCCATGTGATCTTCTTATTTTAGATGAACCTACTAATCATATAGATAATGAAACTGTTAAATGGCTTGAAGATTATCTTAATGATAGAAAAGGGGCATTAGTTATGATAACCCATGATAGATATTTCTTAGATAGGGTAACTAATAGAATATTAGAACTACATAATGGAAATTTATATAGTTATGAAGGAAACTATAGTATGTTTATTGAGGCAAAGACAGAAAGACAACAACTTATGGAATCCTTAGAGTCAAAAAGAAAAAACTTGTTAAGGCGTGAACTTGCATGGATAAAAAGAGGAGCTAAGGCAAGAAGTACAAAACAAAAGGCAAGAATTGATAGGTTTGAAGAATTAAAATCTAAAGCTATAGATGTTGATAAAGAAAAAATGGAAATATCAGTACAAGGAAGTAGACTTGGAAAAAAAGTAATAGAAATAGAAGGTTTAAGAAAAACCTATGGAGATAGAAATCTTATAGATAACTTTAGTTATATATTTACTCCTGGAGATAGGGTAGGTATTATAGGTAAAAATGGAATGGGTAAGTCAACGTTATTAAATATAATAATTGATAAAATAAAAGCAGATAGTGGTAATATTGATATAGGAGAGACAGTTAGAATAGGATATTTTTCTCAAGAATATGAAGGTATGGATGACAATGTGAGAGTTATTGAATATATTAGAGAGGCAGCTGAATTTATAAAAGATGCTGAGGGTAATTCAATAAGTGCCACTAAAATGTTAGAAAGATTTTTATTTCCATCAGAACTTCAGTATAATTATATATCCAAATTATCCGGTGGTGAAAAAAGAAGACTTTATCTTTTAAGAGTACTTATGCATGCTCCTAATGTACTTATACTAGACGAGCCTACTAATGACTTAGATATAGAAACATTAAATATATTAGAGGAATATATAGAATTTTTTAATGGAACTGTAATTACAGTATCACATGATAGGTACTTTTTAGATAAGGTATGTAGCAAAATATTATCATTTGAAGGCAATGGAAAAATAATAGAGAATATAGGAAATTATTCAGACTATGAAGAAAAGCATAATAAAATTTCTAAAGAAATAGAAATTAAAGATAAAAAAAATAAAAAAGAAAAAATGCAAAAAGATATTAATCAAAATAAAACATTAAAGTTTAGTTATAATGAAAAAAGAGAATATGAACAAATAGATGAAATAATTGAATCTAAAGAAGCTGAACTTGAAAAAGTTAATGAAGAGATAAGTAACGCTGGATGTGATTACTTAATATTACAGGATTTATTAGATAAAAAGAAAACAATAGAGGATGATTTAGATAAGCTTATGGAAAGATGGGCATATTTAAATGAACTTGCTGAAAAAATAAATAATCAGAATTAA
- a CDS encoding MBL fold metallo-hydrolase, producing the protein MYINKVGTRGYVFTFTELKNTEFHCTTNVYLIDGTRHIFICDTFLGPKYMKQIKRFIDKNLKSKPIIVFNSHCDWDHIWGNCFFKENLIITHIMCRENINKHALDEFTKYSMFREKDVSILVPNLTFNDRICFHEDKVEFFHSPGHTECSSSCLDIKDNILFVGDNVESPKPYLTCNNTEKYIGTLEYYIKINANVIIPGHGDIANNDLVNKNLNYIKSIKDI; encoded by the coding sequence ATGTATATAAATAAGGTTGGAACAAGGGGATATGTTTTTACTTTTACGGAACTAAAAAATACAGAGTTTCATTGTACTACCAATGTGTATCTGATAGATGGAACTAGGCATATTTTTATTTGTGATACTTTTTTAGGACCTAAATATATGAAACAGATAAAAAGGTTTATTGATAAAAATTTAAAAAGTAAACCTATTATAGTATTTAATTCTCACTGTGATTGGGATCATATATGGGGAAATTGCTTTTTTAAAGAAAATTTAATTATAACTCATATAATGTGTAGAGAAAATATAAATAAACATGCATTAGATGAATTTACAAAATATAGTATGTTTCGTGAGAAGGATGTAAGTATATTAGTTCCTAATTTAACTTTTAATGATAGAATATGCTTTCATGAAGATAAGGTTGAGTTTTTTCATTCTCCAGGACATACAGAATGTTCATCATCTTGTTTAGATATAAAAGATAATATATTATTTGTAGGGGATAATGTAGAAAGCCCTAAACCCTATTTAACATGTAATAATACGGAAAAATACATAGGAACATTAGAATATTATATAAAAATAAATGCTAATGTTATAATACCTGGTCATGGGGATATAGCAAATAATGATTTAGTAAATAAAAATTTGAATTATATAAAAAGTATTAAAGATATTTAA
- a CDS encoding NUDIX domain-containing protein, translating to MKQGKDYIGVGVGAVIFNEKNEILLLLRNKSPEKGHWSIPGGKVEMFETIEEAIIREVKEETDIDIEIVRILTVTNHIISQEKEHWVAPTFLAKIIKGQAKNIESQKHKDIGWFSIEELPDNITITTKNAIKELTIKEK from the coding sequence ATGAAACAAGGAAAAGACTATATAGGAGTTGGAGTAGGAGCTGTAATTTTTAATGAAAAAAATGAAATATTATTATTACTTAGAAACAAGTCCCCAGAGAAAGGACATTGGTCAATTCCAGGTGGGAAGGTTGAAATGTTTGAAACTATAGAGGAAGCTATAATAAGAGAAGTTAAGGAAGAAACGGATATAGATATAGAAATAGTTAGAATTTTAACTGTAACTAATCATATAATTTCACAAGAAAAAGAACATTGGGTAGCTCCTACATTTTTAGCAAAAATAATAAAGGGACAAGCCAAAAATATTGAATCTCAAAAACATAAAGATATAGGATGGTTTTCCATTGAAGAATTACCAGATAACATAACTATAACTACTAAAAATGCTATAAAAGAATTGACTATAAAAGAAAAATAA
- a CDS encoding DUF2975 domain-containing protein codes for MSNCKKISLSQILLLVLDIILILGVITTVIVYYNTFFKGSGNLNGLNKFIMFALLTVGITCIFFIILELRKIVLTLIKGNPFVWLNVKALKRISLECFIIASCYIVNFIVNFGENKYKFIYLDSKGIHTDTEPIIFILAGVFIAILANVFKKAIEYKEENDFTI; via the coding sequence ATGAGTAATTGTAAAAAAATATCTTTATCACAAATTTTATTATTAGTATTAGATATAATTTTAATACTAGGAGTAATTACTACAGTGATTGTTTATTATAATACGTTCTTTAAAGGTTCAGGAAATTTAAATGGATTAAATAAATTTATTATGTTTGCGTTATTAACAGTTGGAATTACATGTATATTTTTCATTATTTTAGAGCTTAGAAAAATTGTTTTAACGCTAATTAAAGGGAATCCATTTGTATGGTTAAATGTAAAAGCTTTAAAAAGAATTTCTTTAGAATGTTTTATAATTGCTAGTTGCTATATTGTAAATTTTATCGTAAACTTTGGGGAAAATAAATATAAATTTATTTATTTGGATTCTAAAGGAATACATACAGATACTGAGCCTATTATTTTTATATTAGCAGGTGTATTTATTGCCATATTAGCTAATGTTTTTAAAAAGGCTATTGAATATAAAGAAGAAAATGATTTTACCATTTAA
- a CDS encoding DUF4878 domain-containing protein yields the protein MKLFLKKLMPLLFVIIFVISLTGCGTQPTKTVEKFLNALKQQDIKTASSLSLNRTCKKELKYDNSEQEKIIKSVLSKMDYTLGDITETDNYATIKVSITSIDLAKITTKIITDLFPTIMAQTFSQEKIDEKKQDTMIYESMLNSINNHNAPKTKTDVTIKLVKDNNDWMIELTDELLNILTGNFYTAFGELNIK from the coding sequence ATGAAACTATTTTTAAAAAAATTAATGCCGCTTTTATTCGTAATAATATTTGTAATTTCTTTAACAGGATGTGGTACTCAGCCTACTAAAACTGTAGAAAAATTTTTAAATGCTCTTAAACAGCAAGATATTAAAACAGCATCATCTCTATCATTAAATAGAACTTGTAAAAAAGAATTAAAATACGATAATTCAGAACAAGAAAAAATAATAAAATCAGTACTTTCTAAAATGGATTATACTTTAGGGGACATAACTGAAACTGATAATTATGCAACAATAAAAGTATCTATTACATCAATAGATTTAGCCAAAATAACAACAAAAATTATAACAGATTTATTTCCAACTATAATGGCTCAAACTTTTTCTCAAGAAAAAATTGATGAAAAAAAACAAGATACTATGATATATGAAAGTATGTTAAATTCCATAAATAATCATAACGCACCTAAAACCAAAACAGATGTTACTATCAAATTAGTTAAAGATAATAATGATTGGATGATAGAGCTTACTGATGAATTATTAAATATACTAACTGGTAACTTTTATACTGCCTTTGGAGAATTAAATATTAAATAA
- a CDS encoding helix-turn-helix domain-containing protein: MPIIVNLDVMMAKRKVSLQGLAEKVGITNANLSILKNNKAKAIRFSTLEAICKELKCQPGDILEYIE, translated from the coding sequence ATGCCAATAATAGTAAATTTAGATGTTATGATGGCTAAGAGAAAAGTATCGCTTCAAGGTTTAGCTGAAAAAGTAGGTATAACCAATGCTAATTTATCTATATTAAAAAATAATAAAGCAAAAGCAATAAGATTTTCAACCCTTGAAGCTATATGTAAAGAACTTAAATGTCAGCCAGGAGATATTTTGGAATATATTGAATAA
- a CDS encoding EAL domain-containing protein, translating into MKNKINIKQIIEDKNLQLTFEPVVSIIKQAIIGFKVSSVGCYESGEFISIDKLMKVAEKDNLSIELDRLYREKAVEIFASIYSKNKELLLFININASLISKFVGSGIIMELIEVYNINPENIVLEIVEDKVEDIEGLRNFINFYRSKGFLVSLSDIGYGLANLDKISYVEPDIIKISGVITENISSDYYKQEIFKALVNLSKNIGALVIGDGIESNIESLTAMELGADMLGGDYFGNCEIINDEFIVNAQDNIVKIAKEYENYMMEKAKLEKNKYKNYEKIIEKVIKELSITDEEEFDNKLSKIIDSYNDFECIYLLNEKGVQITDTFTYYKNMMPQKALIFSPAKKGTKHSLKKYYYFLKNMALRKYVTEPYISLATGNLCITISSIFKGINDKKYILCIDFNPNDISL; encoded by the coding sequence ATGAAAAATAAGATAAATATAAAACAAATAATTGAAGATAAGAATTTACAACTTACCTTTGAACCTGTAGTGTCTATAATTAAACAAGCTATAATAGGATTTAAAGTCTCAAGTGTTGGATGTTATGAAAGTGGAGAATTTATTTCTATAGATAAATTAATGAAAGTAGCAGAAAAAGATAATTTATCAATAGAATTAGATAGATTATATAGGGAAAAAGCTGTAGAAATATTTGCCAGTATATATTCAAAAAATAAAGAGTTACTTTTATTTATAAATATAAATGCCTCTCTTATATCTAAATTTGTTGGTTCAGGAATAATAATGGAATTAATAGAAGTATATAATATAAATCCAGAGAATATTGTTTTAGAGATTGTTGAAGATAAGGTTGAGGATATAGAAGGACTTAGAAACTTTATAAATTTTTATAGAAGTAAAGGATTCTTAGTTTCATTAAGTGATATAGGGTATGGATTGGCTAATCTAGATAAAATATCATATGTAGAACCAGATATTATAAAAATAAGTGGAGTTATAACAGAAAATATATCTAGTGACTACTATAAGCAAGAAATATTTAAAGCGTTAGTTAACTTATCTAAAAATATAGGAGCACTAGTTATAGGCGATGGAATAGAAAGTAATATAGAGTCTTTAACTGCTATGGAACTTGGAGCAGATATGCTTGGAGGAGATTATTTTGGCAATTGTGAAATAATAAATGATGAATTCATAGTAAATGCTCAAGATAATATAGTAAAAATAGCAAAAGAATATGAAAACTATATGATGGAAAAAGCTAAATTGGAAAAAAATAAATACAAGAATTATGAAAAAATAATTGAAAAAGTTATAAAGGAACTATCCATTACAGATGAAGAAGAGTTTGATAATAAGTTAAGTAAAATAATTGATTCTTATAATGATTTTGAATGTATATATTTACTTAATGAAAAAGGTGTTCAAATTACAGATACATTTACATATTATAAAAATATGATGCCTCAAAAAGCACTGATTTTTTCACCAGCGAAAAAAGGAACTAAGCATTCTTTAAAGAAATATTATTATTTCTTAAAAAATATGGCATTAAGAAAGTACGTAACTGAACCATATATATCTTTAGCAACTGGTAATTTATGTATTACTATATCATCAATTTTTAAAGGCATTAATGATAAAAAATATATACTATGTATAGATTTTAATCCCAATGATATAAGTTTATAG
- a CDS encoding DUF4153 domain-containing protein — MKNNLEKCQLSQNEIQSKIKLLVLSIFIGFLFYQFGFNYAGISVFIFICILSLGFIIINKIKVVNYMGIFFMIIAIFLSISYGIYTNYIFRFLNKLFIPIALISSFLLITYENMELKFNTFITLVLDRVFGISIPNITNIPFLINCIIKKNNSDKKNGKMKSILIGLLISIPVLILLCIILANADSIFGHYINNIVFNINSQSIATVLCKLLTSIGISAFVFTLYDSFSTKLKKTKADNVNNIKINSIVVITILTMVSILYIIFTKIQVCYLYGRKDLPQGFTYSEYARSGFFQLVFIVLINVISIILIKKHTEYNNSTEDKILLSLYSLITILSFNMVFSAIYKMKLYIRVFGFTRLRILVSIFTIFLAFILIILLIFIWKNINLFKPIIICGAIIYVGVNFFNIDEFITKNNLNLLVHSKSIDRYYLSTLSFDNYKSMIKARKEGLISIEDYNLWIEINKKEIKHWYEYNYYSSKGNSIRK; from the coding sequence ATGAAGAATAATCTTGAAAAGTGCCAACTTTCGCAGAATGAAATTCAAAGTAAGATAAAATTACTAGTGTTATCAATTTTTATAGGATTTCTATTTTATCAATTTGGATTTAATTATGCAGGAATATCAGTTTTTATTTTTATATGTATCTTAAGTTTAGGATTTATAATTATAAATAAAATAAAGGTAGTTAATTATATGGGTATATTTTTTATGATAATAGCTATATTTTTATCTATATCATATGGAATTTATACCAATTATATATTTAGATTTCTAAATAAGTTATTCATTCCTATTGCATTGATTTCTAGTTTTTTATTGATAACTTATGAAAATATGGAACTTAAATTTAATACATTTATAACATTAGTTTTAGATAGAGTATTTGGTATATCTATACCAAATATAACAAATATTCCTTTTTTAATTAATTGTATTATAAAAAAGAATAATTCGGATAAGAAGAATGGTAAAATGAAGAGTATATTAATTGGATTATTAATATCAATACCTGTTTTAATATTACTCTGTATTATACTAGCTAATGCTGATAGTATTTTTGGTCATTATATAAATAATATAGTATTTAATATAAATTCACAAAGTATAGCAACTGTTTTATGTAAATTATTGACTTCAATAGGGATTTCTGCGTTTGTTTTTACACTATATGATAGTTTTTCTACAAAATTAAAAAAAACTAAGGCTGATAATGTTAATAATATAAAAATTAATTCTATTGTAGTAATTACAATTCTTACCATGGTTAGTATATTATATATAATTTTTACTAAAATACAAGTGTGTTACTTATATGGGAGAAAGGATCTTCCCCAAGGATTTACTTATTCGGAGTATGCAAGAAGTGGTTTTTTTCAGTTAGTTTTTATAGTATTAATAAATGTAATTTCAATTATTTTAATTAAAAAACATACAGAGTATAATAATAGTACAGAAGATAAGATTTTATTAAGTTTATATTCATTAATTACCATTTTAAGTTTTAACATGGTATTTTCAGCTATATATAAAATGAAACTTTATATAAGAGTTTTCGGATTTACAAGATTAAGAATTTTAGTGAGTATTTTTACTATTTTTTTAGCTTTTATATTGATTATATTATTAATATTTATTTGGAAAAATATAAATTTATTCAAACCTATAATTATTTGTGGTGCTATAATCTATGTAGGAGTTAATTTTTTTAATATAGATGAGTTTATAACAAAAAATAATTTAAATTTACTAGTTCATTCTAAAAGTATAGACAGATATTATTTAAGTACACTTTCTTTTGATAATTATAAATCAATGATAAAAGCTCGTAAGGAAGGATTAATTTCAATAGAAGATTATAATTTATGGATAGAAATAAATAAAAAAGAGATAAAGCATTGGTATGAATATAATTATTATTCTTCTAAGGGGAATTCCATAAGAAAATAA